Proteins from one Pseudoalteromonas rubra genomic window:
- a CDS encoding basic secretory protein-like protein yields MKKHHNYSKSTLALCLSSALLAPTSFASADLTQPDRGVITASGENGTAEGRTKAFDDSQYSKWLTFAPTGWIAYQFNTPQVVSGYTLTSANDAASRDPQDWQLLGSNDGNTWYELDTQTNQTFSARYQTREYNVTNIQAYRHYKLNVTANQGAGILQLAEIELLGGVTPPPNDALPLTDSKSLSKGSWQHYGPFNVAGKVLATTSGSGDADLYIGLGSQPTTSNYQCASTSPTAAESCQAQGNNLYVSVYGWSATSYTINIKEESDSGGGSWDKPVVDFVDMNPETAGSQLVKRILGDPAAHMANRCVDVAQVLYTDPKESQRFRHLRFELREKDAWGNDFVAYKLGQDGSGEMTIAVSTKHLEKVYREGNNDDNAIRDEIDGILFHEVTHGYNNSPITHDGYGDGGPYWAYTEGLADAVRIGAGFHKTRQPDIINSKKWLGGYTTTGFFLHYIKQEKDPLFIRKFNQSAVDYTNYTWSFDRVFTDILGIGVEQAWQDYVQFIQNGGQLQY; encoded by the coding sequence ATGAAAAAGCACCACAACTACAGTAAAAGTACACTCGCATTGTGCCTGAGCAGCGCTCTGCTCGCACCTACCAGCTTTGCCAGTGCGGATCTGACTCAGCCTGACAGAGGTGTCATTACCGCAAGTGGGGAAAACGGCACCGCCGAAGGACGGACTAAAGCGTTTGACGATTCTCAGTACAGCAAATGGCTGACTTTCGCGCCTACAGGCTGGATAGCCTATCAGTTCAACACCCCTCAGGTTGTGTCGGGTTACACATTGACTTCCGCCAACGATGCGGCCAGCCGCGATCCGCAAGACTGGCAATTACTGGGCTCAAACGATGGCAATACCTGGTACGAACTTGATACACAAACCAATCAGACCTTTTCTGCACGCTATCAGACTCGCGAGTATAATGTCACTAACATTCAGGCCTATCGCCACTACAAGCTGAATGTCACAGCCAACCAGGGTGCCGGGATTTTACAGCTGGCAGAAATCGAATTGCTGGGTGGCGTGACACCGCCACCGAATGATGCCTTACCGCTGACAGACAGTAAATCGCTCAGTAAAGGAAGCTGGCAGCATTATGGGCCATTCAATGTCGCGGGAAAGGTCTTAGCAACCACCTCAGGTAGCGGCGATGCTGATCTGTATATCGGCCTGGGTAGCCAGCCAACCACTAGCAATTATCAGTGTGCCAGCACCTCGCCCACAGCAGCGGAATCTTGTCAGGCACAAGGCAATAACCTGTATGTCTCTGTCTATGGCTGGTCTGCCACCAGTTACACCATCAATATCAAAGAAGAAAGTGACAGTGGCGGCGGTAGCTGGGACAAACCGGTCGTTGATTTTGTAGATATGAATCCAGAAACGGCGGGCTCTCAACTGGTTAAGCGTATTCTCGGAGACCCGGCCGCCCATATGGCAAACCGTTGTGTAGACGTGGCTCAGGTGCTCTATACCGATCCGAAAGAATCTCAACGCTTCAGGCATCTGCGCTTTGAACTCAGAGAAAAAGACGCCTGGGGCAACGACTTTGTGGCCTATAAGCTCGGCCAGGATGGATCCGGCGAAATGACCATTGCCGTTAGCACAAAACACCTGGAAAAAGTCTACCGGGAAGGCAATAACGACGACAACGCGATCCGCGATGAGATTGACGGCATCTTATTCCATGAGGTGACGCACGGCTATAACAACTCGCCGATAACACACGATGGCTATGGGGACGGCGGTCCTTACTGGGCTTATACCGAAGGCCTGGCAGATGCTGTGCGCATTGGTGCTGGTTTTCATAAAACCAGGCAGCCCGACATCATCAATAGCAAAAAGTGGCTGGGCGGATACACCACCACTGGCTTCTTCCTGCATTACATCAAACAGGAAAAAGACCCGTTGTTTATCCGCAAGTTTAATCAGTCGGCGGTAGATTACACCAACTACACCTGGTCATTCGACCGTGTCTTCACCGATATACTGGGCATAGGCGTAGAGCAAGCCTGGCAGGATTATGTGCAGTTTATTCAAAACGGTGGGCAGCTTCAGTACTAG
- a CDS encoding TonB-dependent receptor plug domain-containing protein codes for MTTTIKLSPVALALFACSAAMAEQSNEQNIETISVLGSKVSNRTATESTSPIDILDTDQLNKGGFTELGQSLQAIAPSFNFSRTQVSDGSDLFRPATLRGLQPDQTLVLINGKRRHTQAIFGLSGTVGAGAAGTDMNSIPMMALKNVEILRDGAAARYGSDAIAGVINLSLNDNTGVTTGFVQAGSTGEGDGDTYSLGLNRGFELGSQGGFINVSLEYRDADGTNRAERDTGGSSTIAPGTLSDDVRWKQGNSDSEFISVFYNAALPVGDKELYSFAGFSNRTALGNGFYRDFNRAERNVPQVYPDGFLPRIDNEAQDLSFAIGLKGDINPDWAFDVSSVYGENQYDYSSSNTINSSYAAEYLANNPTASAQDIADNAGPRGGYSGGFRFDQWTTNLDISGIIDIDGGEPVYLSVGAEYRKENYEIVPGEVASYACGVSNSDRSFPSVIDAEIFADCGFQAYQGLRPDAANKAERSSHALYIEAETLLNEDWLISAALRYEDVSDSNDDTIWKLATRYELTEDLAVRAAASTGFRAPSLQQSGYTAFTTTLGGDGTLATSYTATAGSPFPAALGVDGLNLESSDNYNLGLAWDVSSDLSVTLDFYQIKIYDRINLGSFIGVNSDELDAFPAANAALTATGAVQGNFFSNSLDSTTRGVDFIASYSTVVASGELDITFAANKNKTEIDKVNAPQGIPESIVLDQQRRSFLTHGQPRERATLTFDYQQDDWNALLRFNYFGKTEVTYFAGGHIELPDFLSPTNSWQETSVVESAVLVDVNMGYQLTESINLSAGIDNLFDETPDELGEDEVLNFITNGAMRYPLRALPYGFDGMTYYAKVSFSF; via the coding sequence ATGACAACAACCATAAAACTTTCGCCAGTTGCACTGGCACTTTTTGCGTGCTCCGCCGCAATGGCAGAACAATCTAACGAACAAAACATCGAGACCATTTCTGTACTGGGCTCCAAAGTTTCAAACCGGACAGCAACCGAGTCCACCTCTCCCATCGATATCCTGGATACCGATCAACTCAATAAAGGGGGATTTACCGAACTTGGGCAGAGCCTGCAAGCCATCGCACCGTCATTTAATTTCAGCCGAACTCAGGTTTCTGATGGCTCTGATCTGTTCCGCCCGGCAACACTAAGGGGATTGCAGCCAGACCAAACTTTGGTACTGATCAACGGGAAGCGTCGTCATACCCAAGCAATATTTGGCCTATCCGGCACAGTTGGTGCTGGCGCCGCGGGTACGGATATGAACTCCATTCCGATGATGGCGTTAAAAAATGTCGAGATCCTCAGAGACGGTGCCGCGGCACGTTATGGCTCCGATGCCATTGCTGGCGTAATCAACCTGTCGCTCAATGACAATACCGGCGTAACCACTGGGTTTGTTCAGGCAGGCTCTACTGGCGAAGGCGATGGTGATACCTATTCACTCGGCCTGAACCGGGGCTTTGAGCTGGGTAGCCAGGGGGGCTTTATCAATGTCTCTTTGGAATATCGCGATGCGGATGGTACCAACCGGGCTGAGCGCGACACTGGTGGCTCCTCAACCATAGCACCTGGCACTTTATCCGATGATGTGCGCTGGAAGCAGGGTAATTCTGATAGTGAGTTTATCTCTGTGTTCTATAACGCTGCATTGCCTGTGGGCGATAAAGAACTATATTCATTTGCCGGCTTCTCAAACCGTACCGCACTAGGCAACGGCTTTTACCGCGACTTTAATCGTGCAGAGCGCAACGTACCTCAAGTGTATCCAGATGGTTTCCTGCCGAGGATCGACAATGAAGCGCAAGACCTGTCCTTTGCAATCGGCCTGAAAGGCGATATCAACCCAGACTGGGCATTCGATGTATCCAGTGTATACGGCGAAAACCAGTATGACTATTCGTCATCCAATACTATCAATTCATCTTATGCAGCCGAGTACCTTGCGAATAACCCAACAGCTTCAGCGCAAGACATCGCTGATAACGCTGGCCCCAGAGGCGGTTATTCCGGTGGTTTCAGATTCGACCAGTGGACCACCAACCTGGATATCAGCGGTATTATTGACATAGACGGTGGCGAGCCGGTTTATCTCTCTGTGGGTGCTGAATACCGCAAGGAAAATTATGAGATAGTCCCGGGTGAAGTGGCGTCTTATGCATGTGGCGTATCGAATTCTGACCGCTCTTTCCCGTCTGTAATTGATGCTGAAATTTTCGCCGACTGCGGTTTTCAGGCTTACCAGGGGCTTAGACCGGATGCAGCCAATAAAGCCGAACGCTCCAGCCATGCCCTGTATATTGAAGCTGAAACACTGCTTAACGAAGACTGGCTGATCAGTGCAGCACTGCGCTACGAAGATGTATCAGATTCCAACGATGATACTATCTGGAAACTGGCAACCCGCTATGAACTCACTGAGGACCTGGCAGTGCGCGCTGCTGCATCGACCGGTTTCAGAGCACCGTCGCTGCAACAATCGGGTTATACTGCCTTCACCACGACACTGGGTGGAGATGGCACACTAGCCACATCTTATACAGCCACAGCTGGCTCACCTTTCCCAGCAGCACTTGGCGTAGATGGACTAAATCTGGAGTCCTCAGACAACTATAACCTGGGTCTGGCCTGGGACGTCAGCAGCGATCTGTCCGTTACTTTAGATTTTTACCAGATCAAGATTTACGATCGGATCAACCTGGGCAGTTTTATTGGCGTAAACAGCGATGAGCTAGACGCTTTCCCGGCAGCCAACGCAGCATTGACCGCGACAGGCGCAGTACAGGGCAACTTCTTCTCTAACTCACTGGATTCAACCACTCGGGGTGTCGACTTCATCGCGTCTTATTCGACGGTGGTCGCCAGCGGAGAACTGGATATCACCTTTGCTGCCAATAAGAATAAAACAGAAATCGATAAAGTGAACGCGCCACAGGGGATCCCTGAAAGTATCGTCCTTGATCAGCAAAGACGCTCATTCCTGACCCATGGTCAGCCAAGGGAACGGGCAACACTAACCTTTGATTATCAGCAAGACGACTGGAATGCTCTGTTACGCTTCAACTACTTTGGCAAAACCGAGGTCACTTACTTTGCAGGCGGGCACATAGAACTACCTGATTTTCTGTCTCCAACCAACAGCTGGCAGGAAACCAGCGTGGTTGAATCAGCCGTTTTGGTTGACGTCAACATGGGCTATCAGCTAACTGAGAGTATCAATCTGTCTGCCGGTATTGATAACCTGTTCGATGAAACGCCTGATGAGCTGGGCGAAGACGAAGTACTGAATTTCATAACCAATGGTGCAATGCGCTACCCACTGCGTGCATTACCCTATGGCTTTGACGGTATGACTTATTACGCCAAGGTAAGCTTCAGCTTTTAA
- a CDS encoding GEVED domain-containing protein, with product MMNTVYKLSQIALLTGLSVAASNAAANTIEDAGFNQLGDMLTVTEAKGRYEWLKKCYDGLLVEMWEQMYDSRNIVSKEEKLNQLRQLWLSGAALAAGKAQYLTFANEDFTNPYDWTAGTSASDACTIMPPEYKAVALKTSLLANTYCAVSSYDNEWEWIEQVKVNDFVHTSGTSKHTRVSGKVINLRAKSQANIEIKPGLLDPDYPTLFDVNVWVDWDHNGQFDSNELVHSSTAGSTVKFTLPVPASTPEGITLMRIALDAGGGSSNACSDIHYGEVEDYLLSVR from the coding sequence ATGATGAATACAGTATATAAATTATCTCAGATAGCCTTACTGACAGGCTTGTCTGTTGCAGCCAGTAATGCCGCTGCCAACACCATTGAAGACGCCGGTTTTAATCAACTGGGTGATATGCTTACCGTGACAGAAGCAAAAGGCCGCTATGAGTGGCTAAAAAAATGCTATGACGGGTTACTGGTAGAAATGTGGGAGCAGATGTATGACTCACGGAACATTGTAAGTAAAGAAGAAAAGCTCAACCAGCTCAGGCAGCTGTGGCTTTCTGGTGCGGCGCTTGCAGCAGGTAAAGCGCAATACCTGACGTTTGCCAATGAAGATTTTACCAACCCCTATGACTGGACTGCAGGTACCAGCGCATCAGATGCGTGCACCATCATGCCTCCTGAATATAAAGCGGTTGCACTAAAGACCTCCCTGCTGGCTAACACTTATTGTGCAGTCAGCAGCTACGACAACGAATGGGAATGGATAGAGCAAGTCAAAGTCAATGATTTCGTTCATACTTCCGGTACATCTAAGCACACCCGGGTTTCCGGCAAGGTGATCAACCTGCGTGCAAAAAGTCAAGCCAATATTGAGATAAAGCCCGGCTTGCTCGACCCTGACTATCCAACATTGTTTGATGTAAACGTATGGGTGGACTGGGACCACAATGGTCAGTTTGACAGCAACGAGCTAGTTCACAGTTCAACAGCGGGTTCCACTGTAAAATTCACTTTACCAGTGCCAGCAAGCACACCAGAGGGGATCACTCTGATGCGGATTGCACTAGATGCTGGAGGCGGCTCAAGTAATGCCTGTTCCGACATTCACTATGGTGAAGTTGAAGACTATTTGCTCTCAGTTCGTTAA
- a CDS encoding zinc-dependent metalloprotease family protein: MKKAILATALTLASGLTQANTIDIAILYSDEAAAKTSNIQTKINQLISFSNQVYNQNNINLRLNLVASDSIGSAQVTADENWLNALTDSASIAQYRDANRADMVALLGVGSSAGSNLISCGIAWVGQGSNGNLYSSQINKMFSITAVDCGATTFVHELGHNQGLTHARRQGDTSGGVYNDGMGHGVYNVFTSIMAYPHVFGSATQYDYFSNPNWTANGYPFGVTGESYAWKTVNATKDDIANMK, encoded by the coding sequence ATGAAAAAAGCAATCTTAGCGACGGCGCTCACTTTGGCCTCAGGTTTAACTCAGGCCAACACAATCGATATCGCAATCCTGTATAGTGACGAAGCAGCTGCCAAAACATCGAACATCCAAACGAAAATTAACCAGCTGATCTCATTTTCGAATCAGGTTTATAACCAAAACAATATTAACTTAAGGCTAAACCTGGTTGCATCAGACTCCATCGGAAGTGCACAGGTAACAGCCGATGAAAACTGGTTAAATGCACTGACGGACAGCGCATCCATCGCACAATATCGTGATGCAAACCGCGCTGACATGGTTGCACTCTTGGGTGTTGGTTCCTCGGCTGGCAGTAATCTAATTAGCTGCGGTATTGCCTGGGTTGGTCAGGGCAGTAATGGTAATTTATATTCTTCTCAGATAAACAAAATGTTTTCGATTACCGCTGTAGACTGCGGTGCAACCACGTTTGTACATGAGTTAGGTCACAATCAGGGGCTAACACACGCGCGCAGACAAGGTGACACATCCGGTGGTGTATACAACGATGGTATGGGACATGGTGTCTATAATGTATTTACCAGTATCATGGCGTATCCGCATGTCTTTGGTAGCGCAACACAATATGACTACTTCTCAAACCCTAACTGGACAGCGAACGGCTATCCTTTCGGTGTTACAGGCGAGTCATATGCCTGGAAAACAGTGAATGCAACAAAAGACGACATTGCTAATATGAAATAA
- a CDS encoding right-handed parallel beta-helix repeat-containing protein — translation MIQKIAKLLFFASCLVFLSSINQAQASNHCESPLPSNVDSNNTLILHSNSFWETQNLGGYSDSVSAIVASMPAELKNNVDMSDKNRAEQLRWAVRVANNIAPRPARTKIMVASCDYNFSELYEAHPDAPVDGIHNAFLPKLYIKGDNITIEGVSSQPTPRLYYSGKGFDGQHHGRVVLMVPSKAQGITIKNLSFEGDHHWNHIQNPAYTLHENNDNLYFNGRDRRLWSGMIMIGLAGGSNDVTVDNVSIHNPARSGIAIVGNATIQNSVIKGSIPLAHTENMLSELVSASGALSAHLNINSAGMGFHSGIAQQFSYGPIHVKNNTIQNFVEGVNGNGQEWVITDNTIKEIADHAIYILSNMKPSIIEHNKIEMILSAAIKLGGRTCLDSATQCMLATDPLAEQTRAGAYKTRVQFNTFKLIPRTSVLLSGTFNTIANNTIVPYNPADDTSTGNFYNPAKDPTNVYPDFFFSTSGGQTQKDSQGHNYWTNHFAYNTVAYNTKGSEELSVFISQRMGHRDRSIGMNVIKGPGQKVYFHARKDSRYAPLISVSSGTTLYTGGKPDCIDCIGNPVAQGYRSNLEPLWAKAMTMEDSNGSDVPHLLVKLDNTEEDVFLIGESGIHERINAENQTLDIKAVADLDGDGIDEIYFQDNSTGLSGARLFLTGSEVKNRQLNDIASTRWTFHNANQDDLVASQVASLKGAEPDQLITNWAGSSALLGSAFDGLGNPVSGNAIYHGAHNISVNKLQAADLSGVGEMYSANQELYVALNDKKVIGIYWDAQTSSWKNQTVYSGTQTLSLMEPGRLRSTESKQRMYQRFSSNTIYESRPASSGSLPAFGAGSYFYNGSATSDMLVAADLNDDGKQEMLSHFSQVTNKIYYGQEVNGVLNSTQGTIYDGFTSPKLITPYNSADEVERVISLFNHSWAIYLSEGLRSNGHNYVNYIYSKALANTH, via the coding sequence ATGATACAAAAAATAGCGAAGCTCCTGTTTTTCGCTTCCTGCTTAGTATTTTTATCAAGTATTAATCAGGCTCAAGCGAGTAATCATTGCGAGTCACCACTACCAAGCAACGTCGACAGCAATAATACTCTGATATTGCACAGCAACTCTTTTTGGGAAACGCAAAACCTGGGTGGTTATAGTGATAGTGTTAGTGCCATTGTTGCTAGTATGCCAGCAGAACTAAAAAACAATGTTGATATGAGCGACAAAAATCGAGCCGAGCAGCTGCGCTGGGCCGTGCGAGTCGCCAATAACATAGCACCAAGACCTGCACGCACTAAGATTATGGTTGCCTCCTGCGATTACAACTTCAGTGAATTATACGAAGCCCACCCAGATGCACCTGTTGATGGTATCCACAACGCATTTTTACCTAAGCTGTATATTAAAGGGGACAATATCACCATTGAAGGGGTGTCAAGTCAGCCGACTCCGAGACTTTACTATTCAGGTAAAGGCTTTGATGGTCAACATCACGGAAGAGTGGTATTGATGGTGCCAAGTAAGGCGCAGGGTATTACCATCAAAAACTTGTCATTTGAAGGAGATCACCACTGGAACCATATCCAAAACCCAGCTTATACGTTACATGAAAACAATGACAATCTTTACTTTAATGGCAGAGATCGCCGGCTTTGGTCAGGCATGATCATGATTGGCCTGGCTGGCGGAAGTAATGATGTCACAGTCGATAATGTGTCAATACATAATCCAGCACGCTCTGGTATTGCTATTGTGGGTAATGCCACAATCCAAAACTCAGTAATCAAAGGTAGTATTCCACTAGCCCATACCGAGAACATGCTGTCTGAGCTAGTTAGTGCTTCTGGCGCGCTGTCCGCACATCTCAATATCAACTCTGCGGGTATGGGTTTTCATTCAGGCATTGCCCAACAGTTTAGTTACGGACCAATACATGTCAAAAACAACACCATACAAAACTTTGTTGAAGGGGTTAACGGCAATGGACAAGAATGGGTGATCACCGATAACACCATAAAAGAAATTGCAGATCATGCAATCTATATTCTAAGCAACATGAAACCTTCGATCATTGAGCACAATAAAATTGAAATGATTTTAAGTGCAGCCATTAAGCTTGGTGGAAGGACATGTCTCGATTCCGCTACTCAGTGTATGCTTGCAACCGATCCACTCGCAGAACAAACCCGGGCTGGAGCATACAAAACACGAGTCCAATTTAACACCTTTAAATTGATACCCAGAACATCAGTATTGTTATCAGGTACTTTTAATACAATAGCGAACAATACTATTGTTCCATACAACCCAGCAGATGACACCAGTACCGGTAATTTTTACAACCCAGCTAAAGACCCAACGAATGTCTACCCAGACTTTTTCTTTTCGACCTCAGGGGGCCAAACTCAAAAAGACAGTCAGGGGCACAACTACTGGACTAATCACTTTGCGTACAACACTGTTGCTTACAATACCAAAGGCAGTGAAGAGCTCTCTGTCTTTATAAGCCAACGTATGGGACACCGAGATCGCAGTATAGGTATGAATGTCATCAAAGGTCCTGGCCAGAAAGTGTATTTTCACGCTCGTAAGGATTCACGTTATGCACCTCTGATTTCAGTCTCTTCGGGTACAACCCTGTATACAGGTGGAAAACCTGATTGCATAGACTGTATTGGCAACCCCGTTGCACAAGGATATCGCAGCAATTTGGAGCCGTTATGGGCTAAAGCAATGACCATGGAAGATTCAAATGGTAGTGATGTCCCTCATCTGCTGGTTAAGCTAGATAACACAGAAGAGGATGTATTTCTGATTGGCGAGTCAGGGATCCACGAAAGGATCAACGCAGAAAATCAAACGTTGGATATCAAAGCAGTCGCTGATTTGGATGGTGATGGCATAGATGAAATTTACTTTCAAGACAACAGCACGGGTTTATCTGGTGCAAGACTGTTTCTCACTGGATCTGAAGTAAAAAACAGGCAACTGAACGACATAGCAAGCACACGCTGGACCTTTCATAATGCGAATCAGGACGACTTAGTTGCCAGTCAAGTCGCATCACTAAAAGGTGCAGAGCCAGATCAACTCATTACAAATTGGGCGGGAAGTAGCGCACTACTTGGCTCCGCTTTTGATGGGCTCGGCAACCCAGTTTCCGGTAACGCAATCTATCATGGCGCACACAATATCTCCGTAAATAAGCTACAGGCAGCTGACTTGTCTGGTGTTGGAGAAATGTATAGTGCCAACCAGGAATTGTATGTGGCGCTTAATGATAAGAAAGTCATCGGCATATACTGGGATGCACAAACGTCCAGCTGGAAAAATCAAACGGTCTATTCTGGTACACAAACACTGTCACTCATGGAACCTGGGCGTCTCAGAAGCACAGAGTCTAAGCAACGCATGTATCAGCGTTTTTCCAGTAATACCATTTATGAAAGCAGGCCGGCCAGTTCAGGATCACTCCCAGCATTTGGAGCAGGTAGTTATTTTTATAATGGTTCCGCAACAAGTGACATGTTAGTTGCAGCGGATTTAAACGATGACGGCAAACAAGAAATGCTCAGTCACTTTAGTCAAGTCACAAACAAGATCTATTATGGGCAAGAAGTAAATGGTGTACTAAACAGCACACAAGGCACCATCTATGATGGCTTCACCTCTCCTAAACTCATTACACCATACAACAGTGCTGATGAAGTGGAACGTGTCATTAGTTTATTTAACCATTCCTGGGCTATCTACCTTTCTGAAGGGCTCCGCAGCAATGGCCATAACTATGTAAACTATATTTACAGCAAAGCACTGGCAAACACCCATTAG